One window from the genome of Macrobrachium rosenbergii isolate ZJJX-2024 chromosome 2, ASM4041242v1, whole genome shotgun sequence encodes:
- the LOC136845991 gene encoding U-scoloptoxin(01)-Cw1a-like, with translation MKYLALACVLMGVAVGVPGARQRRDSSPLFFELPSDAELILGPVKTGFSCADLPYGYYADEDNRCAVFHICLPYIDNGEIITRQFSFLCGEGTVFDQERLICDVPESSVPCSESRNYRRANEYFGRAVNFLE, from the exons ATGAAGTACCTTGCTCTTG CTTGCGTCTTAATGGGTGTCGCCGTCGGCGTGCCAGGCGCCCGTCAGAGGCGCGATTCATCCCCACTGTTCTTCGAGTTACCTTCCGATGCTGAGCTCATCCTGGGACCGGTGAAAACTG GCTTTAGCTGCGCAGATTTGCCCTATGGTTACTACGCTGACGAAGACAACAGGTGCGCCGTGTTCCATATTTGTCTGCCCTACATCGACAACGGCGAAATCATCACACGTCAGTTCTCGTTCCTCTGCGGCGAAGGAACTGTCTTCGATCAA GAACGCCTGATATGCGACGTGCCTGAGTCTTCCGTGCCTTGCTCCGAATCCCGCAACTACAGGAGGGCCAACGAATATTTCGGCCGTGCCGTCAACTTCCTGGAATAG
- the LOC136849781 gene encoding U-scoloptoxin(01)-Cw1a-like, translating to MKSVIVALALLGVAAALPGLRQRRDSLPFLFELPSNASLILGGIQTGFECSDLPYGYYADQANSCAIYHVCLPYIDNDVYVSRHFSFLCGEGTIFDQERLVCDFPERAIPCDQAASFRRSNEYFGRDVPKFLEK from the exons ATGAAATCCGTCATCGTCG ctCTCGCCCTCCTTGGAGTAGCCGCTGCTTTGCCCGGCCTCCGCCAGAGGAGGGACTCTTTGCCCTTCCTCTTCGAACTGCCCTCCAACGCCTCTCTCATCTTGGGTGGGATCCAGACGGGTTTTGAATGCAGTGACCTTCCCTACGGGTACTACGCCGACCAAGCCAACAGCTGCGCCATCTACCATGTCTGCCTGCCTTACATCGACAACGACGTCTACGTCTCCCGCCATTTCTCCTTCCTCTGCGGGGAGGGGACCATCTTCGACCAGGAAAGGCTTGTCTGCGACTTCCCAGAGAGGGCGATTCCCTGTGATCAAGCCGCCTCCTTCAGGAGATCTAATGAGTACTTTGGGCGTGATGTACCCAAGTTCCTGGAAAAGTAG